From Echinicola soli, a single genomic window includes:
- a CDS encoding immunoglobulin domain-containing protein, with product MSSVVVNNTLHVNFLDVKTVCWAVLAFFCLLLIQPTQVKGQKVYADNYIGKSSDAPIVGAIFPPYYKRTAINANEAAHGGDELFASLYASPGLILGLGAYRGYVEIQYDEIVPANTPTYIRVDGDEGLLEQLLGGTLGELLSGVVGSILGEQIIKVEAMNSNGYVLFDRSTLGGLGSDDLKMVKDKNGNYHLMFTPNVPYQRLKITNLAMALAGLGVEFYLDVYEAFYFGEACNYSPEFISYDGSGINLDALNLGGGIVEHPENAIDDDLSTSATIGPGLLNLIGGYSSHFYFTESSSPTDEVMVTLSGDPSLVNIELLSHVSFRAFDGDSQVFEQDLGALSEELLGLIKLDLLGLLGDGEAVTFPVSPGVPFDRFEISVSSFLDIDVGEALNVHEVERTVGMPDFGGVTGNDYSVCEGQGLSVSPQHYGGTSLRWYESQEGGESFCSSESLDIEAVTEDKTYYVSSVDECGGEEIESARVAVDVAALTVPEEEDYEALPNQASYGEGEVVVLVPNLELSAGIEDPQFSWSMEADGEPAITDELVIDKGDHTVTYRLRPDGTLEIEGLQPEEEIDEVYLVLQNGDTGCKAIEAVEQVFVILPISWIRFEGHARGRGNYLYGEFLSQTPLKQLIVQRAGAGLQWYETGEIPLSGDHTYGGVFDFVDEAPVSGINYYRIKMVPLDGKEEYSKVIRLDSEEAEQLAFTISPNPVVDTPVLRNHTAMDFSHITVQVVNQNGEMVDSFTLDQLLSGEAKKLQMGKTLKPGVYIYLIYAQGHAQRVKVIW from the coding sequence ATGAGTTCGGTAGTAGTTAATAATACCCTTCACGTAAATTTTTTAGATGTCAAGACCGTCTGTTGGGCGGTCTTGGCCTTTTTTTGCCTGCTTTTAATCCAACCTACCCAAGTCAAGGGACAGAAAGTGTATGCGGATAATTATATTGGGAAAAGTAGTGACGCTCCTATTGTTGGTGCTATTTTTCCTCCATATTATAAACGAACTGCTATCAATGCCAATGAAGCTGCTCATGGTGGTGATGAATTATTTGCTAGCCTTTATGCTAGTCCAGGACTTATCTTAGGCTTGGGGGCTTATAGGGGGTATGTAGAAATCCAATATGATGAGATTGTTCCAGCCAATACCCCAACTTATATCAGAGTGGATGGCGATGAGGGATTACTTGAACAATTATTAGGTGGTACACTAGGTGAGCTTTTGAGTGGGGTGGTTGGTAGTATCTTGGGAGAACAGATAATCAAAGTGGAAGCGATGAATTCAAATGGGTATGTGCTATTTGACCGAAGCACACTGGGAGGACTTGGATCTGATGATCTTAAGATGGTCAAGGATAAGAATGGTAATTACCACTTAATGTTTACCCCAAACGTACCTTATCAAAGATTGAAAATTACCAATCTGGCTATGGCTTTGGCTGGACTTGGTGTTGAATTTTATCTTGATGTGTATGAAGCTTTTTATTTTGGTGAAGCATGTAATTATTCTCCTGAGTTTATTTCTTACGATGGAAGTGGCATTAACCTGGATGCATTAAACTTGGGAGGAGGGATCGTGGAGCATCCAGAAAATGCTATTGATGATGATCTTTCTACTTCGGCCACCATAGGGCCTGGATTACTTAATTTGATCGGAGGGTATTCTTCTCACTTTTATTTTACGGAGTCATCCAGTCCTACGGACGAGGTGATGGTTACATTGAGTGGCGATCCTTCCCTGGTGAATATAGAATTATTGAGTCATGTTTCCTTTAGGGCCTTTGATGGGGATTCGCAAGTGTTTGAACAGGACTTGGGAGCCTTGTCGGAAGAACTGTTGGGCTTGATCAAGCTGGACCTATTGGGGCTTCTGGGAGATGGAGAGGCCGTTACCTTTCCGGTTTCACCAGGTGTTCCATTCGATAGATTCGAAATCAGTGTGAGTTCATTTTTGGATATAGACGTGGGAGAAGCCTTAAACGTTCATGAAGTGGAGCGAACGGTCGGCATGCCGGATTTTGGCGGGGTGACAGGAAATGATTATTCCGTTTGTGAAGGCCAGGGCCTCAGCGTATCACCGCAGCACTATGGTGGGACGTCTCTCCGATGGTATGAGTCGCAAGAAGGAGGTGAGTCTTTTTGTTCTTCTGAAAGCTTGGATATCGAGGCAGTTACAGAGGATAAAACCTATTATGTCTCCAGTGTGGATGAGTGTGGTGGAGAGGAAATAGAATCGGCCAGGGTAGCCGTAGATGTGGCTGCTTTGACAGTCCCGGAGGAAGAGGATTACGAGGCGCTTCCCAATCAGGCTTCTTATGGAGAGGGAGAAGTGGTGGTTTTAGTGCCGAACTTGGAATTGAGTGCCGGTATAGAGGATCCGCAATTTAGCTGGTCGATGGAAGCTGATGGAGAGCCTGCCATCACAGATGAGTTGGTAATAGATAAAGGTGACCACACCGTGACTTACCGCTTACGGCCGGACGGGACATTGGAGATCGAAGGACTTCAGCCAGAAGAGGAAATCGATGAAGTGTACTTGGTCCTACAAAACGGTGATACGGGCTGTAAGGCCATCGAGGCTGTGGAGCAAGTGTTTGTCATCTTGCCCATCAGTTGGATACGATTTGAGGGACATGCAAGGGGCCGAGGGAATTATTTGTATGGGGAGTTTCTTAGCCAGACTCCCTTGAAGCAGTTGATTGTCCAAAGAGCTGGAGCAGGCCTCCAATGGTACGAAACAGGGGAGATACCGCTTTCGGGTGATCATACTTATGGAGGAGTGTTTGATTTTGTGGATGAAGCCCCTGTTTCCGGAATAAATTACTATAGGATCAAAATGGTACCGCTCGATGGTAAGGAAGAGTATTCAAAGGTAATTCGCCTGGATAGTGAGGAGGCGGAGCAGTTGGCATTTACCATTTCTCCAAATCCAGTAGTCGATACTCCCGTATTACGAAACCACACTGCAATGGATTTTAGTCATATTACCGTGCAGGTGGTAAACCAAAACGGGGAGATGGTGGATAGCTTTACGCTTGACCAGTTGCTTTCTGGAGAGGCCAAAAAACTCCAGATGGGCAAGACATTGAAGCCAGGGGTTTATATTTACCTGATATATGCCCAAGGGCATGCCCAGCGTGTAAAAGTGATTTGGTAA
- a CDS encoding 3-keto-disaccharide hydrolase, with translation MKKILLPILAICICSACSKSTQQANESETEDTAPVVVDLEEGWESLFNGENLDKWKVKISKHELNDNHANTFRVEDGMMKVRYDGYKDFDQQYGHIFYDKSFSAYLLHLEYRFVGEQAPGGEGWALRNSGAMLHGQSPESMLKDQDFPISIEGQLLGGDGEHDRTTSNLCTPGTNVVMDGELFTPHCVSSSSTTYHGDQWVSADFLVLADSVVQHIVEGDTVMTYYSPQIGGGNADPVDPEVKQDGKLLSEGYISLQSESHPIDFRKVELFDLAPYMDDPASLKAVLEKLRKR, from the coding sequence ATGAAAAAAATACTGCTGCCCATTTTAGCCATCTGTATTTGTAGTGCCTGTTCCAAGTCCACCCAACAAGCCAATGAATCCGAAACGGAGGATACAGCCCCAGTGGTCGTTGACCTTGAAGAGGGTTGGGAGTCATTGTTTAATGGGGAGAATTTGGACAAGTGGAAGGTGAAAATTTCCAAGCATGAACTCAATGATAACCATGCCAATACCTTTCGAGTGGAAGATGGCATGATGAAAGTGCGCTATGATGGCTATAAGGATTTTGACCAGCAGTATGGCCATATTTTTTATGATAAATCCTTTTCCGCTTATTTACTTCATCTCGAATACCGGTTTGTGGGTGAACAGGCACCGGGAGGCGAAGGTTGGGCATTGAGAAATAGCGGTGCGATGCTCCATGGCCAGTCTCCAGAGAGTATGCTTAAGGATCAGGATTTCCCTATTTCCATTGAGGGACAACTGCTCGGTGGTGATGGAGAACATGACCGCACCACCAGCAATCTCTGTACCCCGGGTACGAATGTGGTAATGGACGGAGAGTTGTTTACACCGCATTGTGTGAGTTCTTCTTCAACAACCTATCATGGTGACCAGTGGGTATCTGCTGACTTTTTGGTTTTGGCAGATTCTGTGGTGCAGCACATCGTGGAGGGAGATACGGTGATGACTTATTATTCGCCTCAGATAGGAGGCGGGAATGCCGATCCTGTTGATCCGGAAGTAAAGCAGGATGGTAAGCTACTTTCAGAAGGCTACATCTCTTTACAAAGCGAAAGTCATCCCATTGATTTTAGAAAGGTGGAGTTGTTTGACTTGGCACCTTATATGGATGACCCGGCTTCATTGAAAGCTGTTCTGGAGAAATTGAGAAAGCGTTAA
- a CDS encoding alpha-L-fucosidase, whose product MTNIHCIFTWLFCVLIMGMANAQSQQVLSTKERTAWFEEARFGMFIHWGLYSAAEGIWKGERLRHFNNYAEWIKYRNRIPTAQYGELAKRFDWEKIDPEEWVILAKKAGMKYITITAKHHDGVAIWNSSTDDYNLPNLAGTDRDIIAELAEACRKHDIKLGFYYSHWIDWAHPYGWNHNLELTGKVSDDQFDQYWQEKVIPQLRELLTDYGDVAMLWFDMWIPHKQTIVQEKQLQQVIDLVREFQPNCLINSRLGLPASLEDIDFETLGDNQLGAVYKKHPWQTPGTIAHSWGYNALENQWKSTSQLLQAMIGNVSLNGNFMLNIGPRADGSFPFEGRRRLEDIGEWLRENGRSIYKSEGLPLSPSQHDWGKITTNTDDHTIYLQVYNWPLDRQLNVTGITSAPKNIYLLADKLKEPLEFDQDGPLLHIQLPDLAPDRFVSVVAMEFDQIADLDTEVVAEATFKGFSLNGKNSLESWEIIDFDGTSPSHIVFSEADSLSWKVYIPQPGDYTFDLSYNIAQSESNASVQLKTGRKTLSSSVSPSGKIVVEPYQEFYADQFPEIQLGKVHFDHKGYHEVTLTVFPSEEGTLLFNWLWMEAVE is encoded by the coding sequence ATGACTAATATCCATTGCATTTTCACTTGGCTGTTTTGTGTGTTGATAATGGGAATGGCCAATGCCCAATCCCAGCAGGTGCTTTCTACCAAAGAAAGGACTGCATGGTTTGAAGAAGCTCGATTCGGAATGTTTATCCATTGGGGACTTTACAGTGCGGCCGAAGGAATTTGGAAAGGTGAACGGCTCAGGCATTTCAACAATTATGCGGAGTGGATCAAGTACCGAAACCGGATTCCCACAGCTCAGTATGGTGAGCTCGCCAAGCGGTTTGACTGGGAGAAAATCGATCCAGAGGAATGGGTGATACTGGCAAAAAAAGCAGGCATGAAGTACATCACCATCACTGCGAAGCATCATGATGGAGTGGCCATTTGGAACTCCAGTACAGATGATTATAACCTACCCAATTTGGCAGGGACCGACAGAGACATCATTGCAGAATTAGCCGAAGCCTGTCGGAAACATGATATAAAATTGGGCTTTTATTACTCCCATTGGATCGACTGGGCCCATCCCTATGGCTGGAACCATAACCTGGAACTTACCGGAAAAGTAAGTGATGACCAATTTGACCAATACTGGCAGGAAAAAGTCATCCCACAGCTCCGGGAATTGCTGACAGACTATGGTGACGTGGCCATGCTATGGTTTGATATGTGGATACCCCATAAGCAGACCATCGTACAGGAGAAACAGCTCCAGCAGGTAATCGATCTGGTCAGGGAATTCCAGCCCAACTGCCTGATCAATTCCAGGTTAGGATTACCGGCCTCACTGGAGGACATTGATTTCGAGACGCTGGGCGACAACCAATTGGGAGCGGTCTATAAAAAGCATCCCTGGCAGACTCCGGGCACTATCGCCCATTCCTGGGGATATAACGCACTGGAAAACCAATGGAAATCCACCTCCCAACTCCTTCAAGCAATGATCGGAAATGTCAGTCTCAATGGAAATTTTATGTTGAACATAGGGCCAAGAGCTGACGGAAGTTTTCCCTTTGAGGGAAGGCGCAGACTGGAAGACATAGGAGAATGGCTCAGGGAAAACGGCCGTTCCATTTACAAAAGTGAAGGGCTGCCACTCTCCCCTTCCCAACATGACTGGGGAAAGATCACCACAAACACCGATGACCACACCATTTATTTGCAGGTCTATAATTGGCCACTTGACCGGCAATTGAACGTCACGGGCATCACTTCGGCACCCAAAAATATTTACCTGTTGGCGGACAAGCTCAAAGAACCGCTGGAATTTGACCAAGACGGCCCCTTACTGCATATACAGCTCCCCGACCTGGCCCCGGATCGGTTTGTCTCCGTTGTAGCCATGGAGTTTGACCAAATAGCCGATCTGGATACGGAAGTAGTTGCAGAAGCTACCTTTAAGGGTTTTTCCCTAAATGGTAAAAATAGTCTTGAAAGCTGGGAAATTATTGACTTTGACGGCACCAGCCCTAGCCATATTGTCTTCTCGGAGGCTGATTCATTGTCCTGGAAAGTCTATATTCCACAGCCCGGAGACTATACCTTTGATCTTTCGTACAACATCGCTCAAAGTGAATCGAACGCCTCCGTGCAGCTAAAAACAGGAAGAAAAACACTTTCCTCATCCGTTTCGCCAAGTGGAAAAATTGTAGTAGAACCCTATCAGGAATTTTACGCTGACCAATTTCCAGAAATACAACTGGGCAAGGTTCATTTTGATCATAAGGGCTATCATGAAGTAACTCTGACCGTTTTTCCCTCAGAAGAAGGTACTTTGCTATTCAATTGGCTATGGATGGAGGCCGTAGAATAG
- a CDS encoding OmpA family protein: MMKRTTYYFLTVLILAGVCSCSSLKNRDLIKGDQQYEMLNYAVAVNHYQIAWERTELPEVARGLAKSYFEMREFDLAESWYARLDRDDQLTNEDRLDFAKALIANSKFDEARMQLIRYNRSEATEVSQEEINNLLETVKEAKALLNASKDVRMTNLKDVNSSFADFGAFVRDSTLVFASDRMDQDPDKMKVDEYNALRSDIYGWTGNGYLKVYEATGDWDKYDVDTVVKLDEYKSDHHSGPIYETENMVFWVKAGKPGDKKKGDNVNKKNYTLYPQVFYRMKTDTVWGELKGLPFNNPYEYSVSDPFWDEKEERLYFSSDKPGGYGKADIYYSKFMGEEKWSEPINLGDEINTFGDERTPFVDKKGQLYFSSDGRKGLGGLDVFMSKPKGNNWEKPENQGAPINSTRDDFAYFINPDIPDRGVISSDRQGGEGWDDIYAFVLDINSKIFLKGTVKDKESLEPLPNAVVVLSDRSTGTEFTYVTDEEGEYDFQLNEETVYDIEGKKTDYITAEIKGLSTKGIRLFADSTIVRDLYLDKIEIGKTIELENIYYDFDKWEIRPDAALELDKLVKILEDNPTMKIELNSHTDSRGSDSYNQTLSEKRAQSAVDYIISRGVSRVRIEAKGYGESRLLNECDDGIECTDEQHQQNRRTEFTIVDY; this comes from the coding sequence ATGATGAAAAGAACTACCTACTATTTTCTTACGGTATTGATATTGGCTGGGGTCTGTTCATGTTCCAGTTTGAAAAACAGGGACTTGATCAAGGGCGACCAGCAGTATGAAATGCTTAACTATGCCGTGGCGGTAAATCACTACCAAATAGCATGGGAAAGGACAGAACTACCGGAGGTAGCAAGAGGATTGGCAAAATCCTATTTCGAGATGAGGGAGTTTGATCTTGCCGAGTCTTGGTATGCTAGGCTGGACAGGGATGATCAGCTTACCAATGAGGACAGGCTTGATTTTGCCAAGGCGCTGATTGCCAATTCCAAATTCGATGAGGCACGGATGCAGCTGATCAGGTACAACCGCTCTGAAGCCACTGAAGTAAGCCAAGAGGAAATCAATAATTTGCTCGAAACGGTAAAAGAAGCCAAAGCATTGCTAAATGCATCCAAGGACGTGCGAATGACCAACCTAAAAGATGTAAATTCCTCTTTTGCCGATTTTGGGGCGTTTGTCAGGGATAGTACTTTGGTTTTTGCCAGTGATCGAATGGATCAAGATCCAGATAAGATGAAAGTGGATGAATACAATGCCCTCAGAAGTGATATTTACGGATGGACTGGAAATGGCTATTTGAAGGTGTATGAAGCCACCGGTGACTGGGATAAGTATGATGTCGATACCGTCGTGAAGCTAGATGAGTATAAGAGTGACCATCACAGTGGGCCGATATATGAGACAGAAAACATGGTGTTTTGGGTAAAAGCCGGTAAGCCTGGTGATAAGAAAAAAGGTGATAATGTAAATAAAAAGAACTATACGCTCTATCCACAGGTGTTTTACCGGATGAAAACAGATACTGTTTGGGGAGAGCTTAAAGGTTTGCCTTTCAATAATCCCTACGAGTATTCTGTGAGCGATCCCTTTTGGGATGAAAAAGAAGAACGGCTTTATTTTTCATCGGATAAGCCAGGAGGTTATGGCAAAGCAGATATCTACTACAGTAAGTTTATGGGAGAGGAAAAATGGTCCGAGCCGATCAATCTTGGTGATGAAATCAATACGTTTGGAGATGAACGGACGCCGTTTGTAGATAAGAAAGGCCAGCTTTATTTTTCCTCAGATGGAAGAAAGGGACTAGGCGGACTGGATGTTTTTATGAGTAAGCCAAAGGGCAATAACTGGGAAAAACCAGAAAACCAAGGAGCACCAATAAATTCCACTCGTGATGATTTTGCTTATTTTATCAATCCAGATATTCCCGACAGGGGTGTAATCTCTTCTGATCGACAAGGAGGGGAAGGCTGGGATGATATTTATGCTTTTGTGCTGGACATTAACTCCAAAATTTTCCTTAAAGGTACCGTAAAGGACAAGGAGTCCCTTGAACCACTTCCCAATGCCGTGGTGGTGCTGTCTGATAGAAGTACCGGTACCGAGTTTACCTACGTTACAGATGAAGAAGGAGAATATGACTTTCAGCTGAATGAGGAGACCGTTTACGATATCGAAGGCAAAAAGACAGATTACATTACTGCTGAGATCAAAGGATTGAGCACTAAGGGAATTAGGTTGTTTGCGGATAGTACGATTGTCCGGGACCTGTACCTTGATAAGATTGAAATCGGCAAAACCATTGAGCTGGAGAATATCTACTATGATTTTGACAAGTGGGAGATCCGTCCGGATGCTGCATTGGAACTTGATAAGCTGGTGAAAATCCTGGAGGACAATCCAACAATGAAGATTGAGCTGAACTCCCATACTGACAGTAGGGGCTCAGATTCCTATAATCAAACACTTTCTGAAAAACGCGCCCAATCGGCAGTGGATTACATCATCTCAAGAGGTGTGTCCAGGGTGAGAATAGAAGCAAAAGGGTATGGTGAATCAAGACTTCTGAATGAATGTGACGATGGCATCGAATGTACCGATGAGCAGCATCAGCAAAACCGTCGTACTGAATTTACCATTGTAGATTATTAA
- a CDS encoding PorP/SprF family type IX secretion system membrane protein: MKSLKYILIVAGIIFTCMDAKAQQAPVFSQYMFNPLFLNPAYAGYKQQIYLQSYYRKQWTNVPGSPETFAISGDGLITDTNVGIGGHIMVDRLGAQKTTGGYANTAYHLRVSNEGYLSFGLGAGLVNTSLDGSMLNPMDPSDPSVSSGNERVLYPDLRAGLFYYNPKFYAGLSADNLFSSSFNFDNGAVLVQPSSNMYLTAGTIIDVSYNVAIKPSVLYVEDFNGPSRLDLNAFVLLGEKLWLGASYRTSVNLQGEEFQGETKRPVSVVGLVEFYVNDRLRIGYAYDHNVSGFSTKAFSTHDFSVGYLFPPKRVKLVSPRYF; this comes from the coding sequence ATGAAAAGCTTAAAATACATCTTGATAGTAGCGGGGATCATTTTTACTTGCATGGATGCAAAAGCACAGCAAGCTCCCGTTTTCAGTCAATACATGTTTAATCCCCTGTTCTTGAACCCGGCATATGCCGGGTACAAGCAACAGATTTATCTGCAGAGCTATTACAGGAAGCAGTGGACAAATGTCCCGGGAAGCCCGGAGACATTTGCGATCTCCGGCGATGGACTGATTACCGATACCAATGTCGGAATAGGTGGTCATATCATGGTCGATCGTTTGGGGGCGCAGAAAACCACGGGAGGATATGCCAATACAGCCTATCACCTACGGGTTTCCAATGAAGGCTATTTGAGCTTTGGACTTGGTGCCGGTTTGGTGAATACCAGTTTGGATGGCTCGATGCTGAACCCGATGGACCCTTCGGATCCGTCGGTGTCCAGTGGTAACGAAAGGGTACTTTATCCTGATCTTAGGGCGGGGTTATTTTACTATAACCCGAAATTCTATGCTGGGCTATCTGCAGACAACTTGTTTTCCTCCAGTTTTAATTTTGACAATGGAGCAGTGTTGGTACAACCTTCTTCGAATATGTACCTGACAGCAGGTACGATCATAGATGTGTCCTATAATGTTGCCATAAAGCCATCTGTCCTTTATGTAGAGGATTTTAATGGGCCTTCAAGATTGGATTTGAATGCGTTTGTGCTGCTGGGCGAAAAACTTTGGCTGGGAGCTTCGTACAGGACTTCTGTTAACCTTCAGGGAGAGGAGTTCCAAGGGGAGACCAAGCGGCCCGTGTCTGTTGTGGGCCTGGTAGAGTTTTACGTAAATGACCGCCTGAGGATTGGATACGCCTATGATCATAATGTTTCCGGATTCAGTACCAAGGCATTTTCTACGCATGATTTCTCTGTAGGGTATTTGTTCCCGCCAAAACGCGTGAAATTAGTTTCTCCAAGATATTTTTAA
- a CDS encoding LytR/AlgR family response regulator transcription factor: MKTQILIVEDNLELADNTKDLLEAEGFEVCDILDSDERIEDTLFEKFPAAVLLDIHLKGNSNGIDIAHDIRDKFNIPVVFFTSSTDKETLNKVKEVSPDGYIVKPFSKDTLITTLTLAISNFETKNTDKVSELILHDKIIRGSIFIRDKGYLKKIFIKDIDWIKADGSYTHISTGNNTVYTLRNILKDVLQKLPSMLFCKVNKAFIVNLDKIDALNSKEIIIKDQSIPVGRNYYQNILSRLNQVTR; encoded by the coding sequence ATGAAAACACAGATACTGATCGTAGAAGATAACCTTGAACTGGCAGATAATACCAAGGATTTGCTGGAGGCTGAGGGATTTGAGGTTTGCGATATTCTGGATTCAGACGAAAGGATTGAAGATACCTTATTCGAGAAGTTCCCTGCGGCTGTCCTTTTGGACATTCATCTAAAGGGCAACAGTAACGGTATTGACATTGCTCATGACATTCGTGATAAATTCAACATACCAGTAGTGTTTTTCACGAGCTCTACGGATAAAGAAACCCTGAACAAGGTGAAGGAAGTCTCACCGGACGGGTATATTGTAAAGCCTTTTTCCAAGGACACTTTGATCACCACGCTGACCCTGGCCATCAGTAATTTTGAAACCAAAAACACTGACAAGGTATCGGAGCTCATCCTACACGATAAAATCATCAGGGGCTCAATATTTATCCGAGACAAGGGCTATTTAAAAAAAATCTTCATTAAAGATATTGACTGGATCAAAGCTGACGGCTCCTATACGCATATTAGCACGGGAAACAATACCGTCTATACGCTGAGAAACATCCTCAAAGATGTCCTCCAAAAGCTGCCTTCTATGCTTTTCTGTAAAGTCAATAAGGCATTTATCGTTAACCTCGACAAAATAGACGCCCTCAATTCCAAAGAAATCATCATAAAAGATCAATCAATTCCTGTGGGCAGAAATTATTATCAAAACATCCTGTCCAGGTTAAACCAAGTGACCCGTTAA
- a CDS encoding PAS domain-containing sensor histidine kinase, with translation MLRASYSMDRNNLNTVNKEVFSSTGAHENRCLKEKGRSVMNVSTELFRIQRLYHCEQINGNTAFKKLEQVVSEIVTFESLLFGKFDSGKVDSYMYICSNTKDVSDFVYWNKAKNAASRILVEHTNELNRGELSEGNETRLSDNDVIIKNYVLVPTVLDNESLGFLLLVNTEGGHIGDWQESLGRIADAFALISLAELRLGKTGGDLDRKNKSELLDMLIMHSSDIIGVYDLSLMPKYLSPSVESILGFSVPQLMQPSFFEKLRKDSQDIQEVNIDGVKRYRYITKNKDGKELWLETIMDSLYDEKGEVQGYFGVTRNISEEVMGDQKMTEALEKEIALNKMKSQFISITSHEFKTPLSTIKSSIEICNIELQRQLEEHPSEQKFRKHFNRVNNEVDRMNTLLVNLLNLEKINQGVIQVTPKGKRINSYLHAVLEDWVDQGAVLFETALPEDFTHPIDVSLMNQVITNLVENALKYGSRDDKVLVQAKSIKDKLIISVKDYGDGIPRDEQKHLFKPFFRASNSSKYDKGSGLGLMITKKFIELQNGAVHFESKEGEGTCFYLTFPLI, from the coding sequence ATGTTGAGAGCGTCGTATTCAATGGACCGAAATAACCTAAATACAGTAAACAAAGAAGTGTTTTCTAGCACAGGAGCGCATGAAAATAGGTGTTTAAAGGAAAAAGGACGAAGCGTGATGAATGTTTCTACCGAACTTTTTAGAATCCAGCGACTTTATCATTGCGAACAAATAAATGGGAATACAGCTTTTAAGAAGTTGGAACAGGTGGTGTCAGAAATAGTGACATTTGAATCCTTACTTTTCGGGAAGTTTGATTCAGGGAAAGTAGACAGTTACATGTACATTTGTTCCAATACCAAAGATGTTTCGGATTTTGTCTACTGGAATAAAGCCAAAAATGCTGCGAGTAGGATCTTGGTAGAGCACACAAACGAGCTTAATAGGGGCGAGCTATCTGAGGGAAATGAAACACGGCTATCCGATAATGATGTTATAATCAAAAACTATGTATTGGTACCGACTGTTCTGGATAATGAAAGTTTGGGCTTTTTACTTTTGGTAAACACTGAAGGAGGTCACATTGGTGATTGGCAGGAAAGCCTGGGACGGATAGCAGATGCTTTTGCTCTCATTTCATTAGCGGAATTGCGTCTTGGGAAAACAGGAGGAGATTTAGATCGTAAAAATAAAAGTGAGCTGCTGGATATGTTGATTATGCATTCCTCAGATATTATTGGCGTATACGACCTGAGTTTGATGCCAAAGTACCTTTCCCCTTCAGTGGAGAGTATTTTAGGGTTCAGTGTCCCGCAATTGATGCAACCGTCATTTTTTGAAAAGCTTCGTAAAGATTCCCAAGATATTCAGGAGGTCAATATTGATGGGGTGAAGCGGTACCGGTACATTACCAAAAATAAAGATGGAAAAGAGTTATGGCTAGAAACCATCATGGATAGTTTGTATGATGAGAAAGGGGAAGTGCAGGGATATTTTGGGGTAACCAGAAATATCTCCGAAGAAGTTATGGGGGATCAAAAGATGACAGAAGCGTTGGAAAAGGAAATAGCCCTGAACAAAATGAAATCCCAGTTTATTTCCATTACCTCTCATGAATTCAAAACGCCGCTTTCCACCATTAAATCAAGCATAGAGATCTGCAATATTGAATTGCAGCGCCAACTGGAAGAGCATCCTTCGGAGCAAAAATTCAGGAAACACTTTAACAGGGTAAACAATGAGGTGGACCGCATGAACACTTTATTGGTAAACCTTCTGAACCTTGAAAAGATCAATCAAGGAGTAATTCAAGTGACTCCCAAAGGTAAAAGGATCAATAGTTACCTTCATGCTGTTTTGGAGGATTGGGTCGATCAGGGGGCGGTGTTGTTTGAAACAGCGTTGCCCGAAGATTTTACTCATCCCATCGATGTCAGCTTGATGAATCAAGTTATAACAAACCTGGTGGAAAATGCCTTGAAATATGGCAGCAGGGATGATAAAGTGCTTGTGCAGGCCAAAAGCATAAAGGATAAGCTGATCATTTCCGTGAAAGACTATGGGGATGGGATCCCCAGGGATGAGCAAAAACATCTTTTTAAACCATTTTTCAGGGCATCGAATTCAAGTAAATATGACAAAGGATCAGGATTGGGCCTCATGATTACAAAAAAATTCATCGAACTCCAAAATGGGGCGGTACACTTTGAATCTAAGGAAGGAGAAGGAACCTGCTTTTATCTTACATTTCCGCTGATATGA